The following proteins come from a genomic window of Limnohabitans sp. 103DPR2:
- a CDS encoding DsbE family thiol:disulfide interchange protein, translated as MKKFLIPLVLFFGLVAFLAVGLNRDPREIPSPLVGKPAPAFELYTLDANAPKFGPADMKGKVWMMNVWATWCVACREEHPVLVAFSKANQLPIVGLSYKEVQAQDEPAGRKFTPEEKLKLARERSQLWLSRHGNPYALSVLDLDGRVGIDYGVYGVPETYVIDKEGVIRYKRVGVVTPDLLQSTIMPLVQKLNAS; from the coding sequence GTGAAAAAGTTTTTAATTCCCTTGGTGCTCTTTTTTGGATTGGTCGCCTTTCTGGCGGTTGGTCTGAACCGCGATCCGCGTGAAATTCCATCCCCCTTGGTCGGCAAGCCTGCGCCTGCTTTTGAGCTCTATACCTTGGATGCCAACGCACCCAAATTTGGTCCGGCAGACATGAAGGGCAAAGTTTGGATGATGAATGTGTGGGCCACTTGGTGTGTGGCTTGCCGCGAAGAGCATCCTGTGTTGGTGGCGTTTTCCAAGGCCAATCAATTGCCCATCGTTGGCTTGAGCTACAAAGAAGTGCAAGCGCAAGACGAGCCTGCAGGTCGCAAATTCACGCCTGAAGAAAAACTCAAACTTGCACGTGAGCGCAGTCAGTTGTGGCTCAGCCGCCATGGCAATCCTTATGCATTGTCCGTCCTGGATTTGGATGGCCGTGTCGGCATTGACTATGGTGTCTACGGTGTGCCAGAGACTTATGTGATCGACAAAGAAGGCGTCATTCGTTACAAGCGCGTTGGCGTAGTCACACCGGATTTACTGCAATCCACCATCATGCCCTTGGTGCAGAAATTGAATGCTTCCTAA
- a CDS encoding cytochrome c-type biogenesis protein, whose protein sequence is MTLNAPCFKLLAVMAFAMVTAFSAVQAKEAAPLAEDPLVEKRLIHISEELRCLVCQNESLASSRAELANDLREEVRKLIRDNKSDTQIKEYLVTRYGDFVLYRPEVKPLTWVLWFGPFLLLVLGVVGMALYLRQRQTEKPLQQELSEEDRRKVQEILKSGDAS, encoded by the coding sequence ATGACATTGAATGCCCCCTGTTTCAAGCTGTTGGCAGTCATGGCCTTTGCCATGGTCACTGCGTTTTCCGCTGTGCAAGCCAAAGAAGCCGCGCCCTTGGCAGAAGATCCACTGGTTGAAAAACGTTTGATTCACATTTCTGAAGAGTTGCGTTGCCTGGTGTGTCAAAACGAGTCCTTGGCATCCTCACGTGCTGAGTTGGCCAACGATTTGCGCGAAGAGGTGAGGAAACTCATTCGGGACAACAAAAGCGATACGCAAATCAAAGAATATCTGGTGACGCGCTACGGTGACTTTGTCCTGTATCGCCCAGAAGTGAAACCCCTCACATGGGTCTTGTGGTTTGGCCCCTTTCTGCTATTGGTCCTCGGTGTTGTGGGCATGGCCCTTTACTTGCGTCAACGCCAAACGGAGAAGCCCCTTCAACAAGAACTGAGCGAAGAAGATCGACGCAAGGTTCAAGAAATTCTGAAGTCTGGAGACGCATCATGA
- the ccmI gene encoding c-type cytochrome biogenesis protein CcmI, whose translation MSANVLFVVLALGMVLCVAGVLMWVLLRQRPVVTHASQAKANAKVYRDQIADLDREHESGHISDAEWQQSRDELSMRLLEDTSAQDDPVAKQEKPALWTAVLVAVALPLSAVGMYMWVGEPDALNPMAVQSNDKVDPTQLLQMAESLAQKLNDKPDNLQGWVMLGRTYRTLEKFDASVQAYDRALKLSADDDLKLERVEVLAMKSQGNFEGEPWTVIRDILQRDPQNYGALLMAGSASYSHEKYADALKYWQQARKPLAADNPDVPGLDEAIASVQKKLGMPAQVAKGPSAQMNAAQTPAASPSANTSGAASTGLTVSGQVAIAEALKGKVKPSDVVFIYATPANGERMPLAIFKTTVAQLPLAFTLDDSTAMTPERKLSGAGEVLVKVRVSKSGNAMPQSGDLAGTLGPVKVGSKGLKLEIKDQIP comes from the coding sequence ATGAGTGCCAATGTGTTGTTTGTTGTGTTGGCGCTGGGCATGGTGTTGTGTGTGGCTGGCGTTTTGATGTGGGTCTTGCTGCGTCAACGTCCCGTGGTGACGCATGCCAGTCAGGCCAAAGCCAATGCAAAGGTGTACCGAGATCAAATTGCGGACCTTGACCGCGAGCATGAGAGTGGCCACATCAGCGATGCCGAGTGGCAACAGTCACGCGATGAATTAAGCATGCGCTTGTTGGAGGACACTTCCGCACAAGACGATCCTGTCGCAAAACAAGAAAAGCCGGCCTTGTGGACTGCTGTGTTGGTGGCCGTGGCCTTGCCTTTGTCAGCGGTGGGCATGTACATGTGGGTAGGTGAGCCCGATGCACTCAATCCCATGGCCGTTCAATCCAACGACAAGGTTGATCCCACCCAATTGCTCCAAATGGCCGAAAGCTTGGCCCAAAAATTAAACGACAAGCCCGACAACCTTCAGGGTTGGGTGATGTTGGGCCGAACCTACCGCACTCTCGAGAAGTTTGATGCTTCTGTGCAAGCCTACGACCGCGCTTTGAAGTTGTCTGCTGATGACGATTTGAAGCTCGAGCGCGTGGAAGTATTGGCCATGAAATCACAAGGCAACTTTGAAGGTGAGCCTTGGACTGTGATTCGTGATATTTTGCAACGCGACCCGCAAAACTATGGTGCCTTGTTGATGGCGGGAAGTGCCTCTTACTCGCACGAAAAATATGCCGATGCTTTGAAGTATTGGCAACAAGCCCGCAAGCCCTTGGCAGCCGACAACCCTGATGTGCCTGGCTTAGACGAGGCCATTGCCTCAGTGCAGAAAAAACTGGGCATGCCCGCTCAAGTTGCCAAGGGCCCTTCGGCTCAGATGAATGCCGCGCAGACGCCTGCCGCATCACCTTCTGCTAACACTTCCGGTGCCGCAAGCACTGGCTTGACTGTGTCGGGTCAAGTTGCCATAGCGGAAGCACTCAAGGGCAAGGTGAAGCCTTCGGATGTGGTATTCATTTATGCCACACCAGCCAATGGTGAGCGCATGCCTTTGGCCATCTTCAAAACCACAGTAGCCCAACTGCCTTTGGCATTCACATTAGACGATTCCACCGCCATGACACCCGAGCGAAAACTCTCGGGCGCTGGTGAAGTGTTGGTCAAGGTGCGTGTCTCTAAGTCGGGCAACGCCATGCCACAGTCGGGCGATTTGGCGGGTACTTTAGGTCCAGTGAAAGTGGGCTCTAAAGGCTTGAAGCTGGAAATCAAGGATCAGATTCCTTGA
- a CDS encoding Bug family tripartite tricarboxylate transporter substrate binding protein, with translation MLKRHLNQITVALALAATLPLSFAQSAAPSWPSKPIKLIVPYAAGGPADVVARELALVLTADLKQPVTVENQGGGMGVPALGVVTRAEPDGHTLLLAAFGNMVLQPMLSKKGGADLVAKLKPVSTISTGPHVLVVSAKLPVKNMPELIDYARANPGKVSFASAGTGGTAHLGMEMFKALSKTDVIHVPYKGSAGAVNDLISGEVSAMFSSLPSLQGLADKGLVKVLAATAPSKSNATKSLPLIGSALPGFDYTTWYAMYAPLATSKPVVDAINSALTKALKTPALVAKIEAAGTELQAGSPEEVQAWTQRDTEKWSRVIRDAKIAIE, from the coding sequence ATGCTGAAACGACACCTGAACCAAATCACTGTGGCGCTCGCCTTGGCCGCCACCTTGCCGCTGAGCTTTGCGCAAAGCGCAGCGCCTTCTTGGCCCTCCAAACCCATCAAGTTGATAGTGCCCTACGCTGCTGGCGGTCCAGCCGATGTGGTTGCACGTGAGTTGGCATTGGTCCTCACCGCAGATTTGAAACAACCCGTCACCGTCGAAAACCAAGGCGGCGGCATGGGCGTGCCGGCCTTGGGCGTTGTGACACGTGCAGAACCCGATGGACACACCTTGCTGTTGGCCGCGTTTGGCAACATGGTGCTGCAACCTATGTTGAGCAAAAAAGGCGGCGCAGATTTGGTCGCCAAACTCAAACCTGTGTCGACCATCTCTACAGGCCCTCACGTGTTGGTGGTCTCAGCCAAGCTGCCCGTTAAAAACATGCCCGAATTGATCGACTACGCGCGCGCCAACCCAGGCAAAGTGAGTTTTGCATCGGCGGGCACTGGTGGCACCGCGCACTTGGGCATGGAAATGTTCAAAGCACTTTCCAAAACGGATGTGATCCATGTGCCCTATAAAGGCAGCGCAGGCGCCGTGAACGATTTGATTTCCGGCGAAGTCAGCGCCATGTTCAGCAGCTTGCCTTCTCTTCAAGGTTTGGCCGACAAAGGCTTGGTCAAAGTGTTGGCAGCCACGGCACCCAGCAAATCCAACGCCACCAAATCCTTGCCCCTCATTGGTTCGGCATTGCCTGGCTTTGACTACACCACGTGGTACGCCATGTACGCACCACTGGCCACCTCCAAGCCTGTGGTCGATGCCATCAACAGCGCCCTTACCAAGGCTTTGAAAACGCCCGCCTTGGTGGCCAAAATTGAAGCTGCCGGCACTGAACTGCAAGCAGGCTCACCCGAAGAAGTGCAAGCCTGGACTCAGCGGGACACCGAGAAGTGGTCGCGCGTCATTCGCGATGCCAAGATCGCCATTGAATAA
- the ureG gene encoding urease accessory protein UreG: MMTALHHIPNRTKKLPPLRVGIGGPVGSGKTTLLEMLCKSMRQKWDLVAITNDIYTKEDQRLLTVSGALDADRIMGVETGGCPHTAIREDASINLEAIDRMLKKFPNADVVFVESGGDNLAATFSPELSDLTIYVIDVAAGEKIPRKGGPGITKSDLFVINKTDLAPYVGADLDVMHADTTRMRTTAKGLKPFVMTNLKTQTGLADVIAYIETQGMLV; encoded by the coding sequence ATCATGACCGCACTGCACCACATTCCCAACCGCACCAAAAAACTGCCACCGCTTCGCGTGGGCATTGGTGGCCCCGTGGGTTCCGGCAAAACCACCCTCTTGGAAATGCTCTGCAAAAGCATGCGCCAAAAATGGGACTTGGTGGCCATCACCAACGACATTTACACCAAAGAAGACCAACGCTTGCTCACCGTCAGTGGCGCGCTGGATGCCGATCGCATCATGGGCGTTGAAACTGGCGGCTGCCCGCACACCGCCATTCGCGAAGACGCGTCCATCAACCTTGAAGCCATCGACCGCATGCTGAAAAAATTTCCGAACGCCGACGTGGTGTTCGTGGAAAGCGGTGGCGACAACTTGGCCGCCACATTCAGCCCCGAACTGTCCGACCTCACCATCTACGTGATTGACGTGGCCGCCGGCGAAAAAATCCCCCGCAAAGGCGGCCCTGGTATTACCAAGAGCGACCTCTTCGTCATCAACAAAACCGACCTGGCCCCCTACGTCGGCGCCGACCTCGACGTGATGCATGCCGACACCACCCGCATGCGCACCACTGCCAAAGGCCTCAAACCCTTCGTCATGACCAACCTCAAAACCCAAACCGGCCTGGCCGACGTCATCGCTTACATCGAAACCCAAGGCATGCTCGTTTAA
- a CDS encoding urease accessory protein UreF, translated as MTTLTAIHITTMATELLQLIWLASPALPVGGFSYSEALEAAIDHEHVHDEASCADWLADQLHLSQARGDMALMAQAIPAWQAMNTDRLKDLSQWVHTTRETHEMRLQTEQMGRSLLDWLRIQNKATETALKLCSEMRPTYPMAMSLALSLANAPLDQALQAYAFGWAENMTQAALKAVPLGQVSGQKILARLAQEIPDAVQHAIALSDDQRQAFCPMLAVMSARHETQYSRLFRS; from the coding sequence ATGACCACGCTCACGGCCATTCACATCACGACCATGGCCACTGAACTTCTCCAACTCATTTGGTTGGCTTCGCCTGCTTTGCCGGTGGGCGGCTTCTCTTATTCTGAAGCCTTAGAAGCTGCCATCGATCACGAGCACGTCCATGACGAAGCCTCCTGTGCAGATTGGCTGGCCGATCAACTGCATCTGTCGCAGGCCCGAGGTGACATGGCCCTGATGGCGCAAGCCATTCCCGCTTGGCAAGCCATGAACACCGATCGATTGAAAGATTTAAGCCAGTGGGTTCACACCACTCGCGAAACGCACGAAATGCGTTTGCAAACCGAGCAAATGGGCAGGTCCCTGTTGGACTGGCTGCGTATTCAAAACAAAGCCACAGAGACCGCATTAAAGCTGTGCAGCGAAATGCGCCCCACCTACCCCATGGCCATGTCTTTGGCCTTGTCGCTGGCCAATGCCCCGCTAGATCAAGCGCTTCAAGCCTATGCCTTTGGCTGGGCCGAAAACATGACGCAAGCCGCACTCAAAGCAGTTCCCTTGGGCCAGGTATCTGGCCAAAAAATACTGGCCCGACTGGCCCAAGAAATTCCCGATGCTGTGCAACACGCCATCGCTTTAAGCGATGACCAACGCCAAGCTTTTTGTCCCATGCTGGCCGTGATGTCGGCCAGACACGAAACCCAATACTCCAGACTCTTTCGATCATGA
- the ureE gene encoding urease accessory protein UreE, which produces MLTCSKVIAQGQGLAQALIKRAPTVSLDWDVRQKSRFQTEDSTGRVLSVFLQRGHVVRGGDVLVADDGSLIKVEAAPQTLMRITACTAHGSPFDLTRAAYHLGNRHVPIELQPNHLQIEPDNVLAEMLRAMHLIVNTVEEAFEPEGGAYGSHHGGSGHSHSDEAAHGHGHDHAHGHSHHDHGH; this is translated from the coding sequence ATGCTCACCTGCTCAAAAGTAATTGCACAAGGTCAAGGCTTGGCGCAGGCGCTGATCAAGCGCGCGCCAACGGTGTCTTTAGATTGGGACGTTCGACAAAAGAGCCGTTTTCAAACAGAAGACTCCACGGGTCGCGTGCTGTCGGTGTTTTTGCAACGCGGCCATGTGGTGCGCGGCGGTGATGTGTTGGTGGCAGACGATGGCAGTTTGATCAAGGTGGAAGCAGCGCCGCAAACTTTGATGCGCATCACGGCCTGCACGGCACATGGCTCTCCCTTTGATCTCACACGCGCGGCCTATCACTTGGGCAATCGCCATGTGCCCATTGAACTTCAACCCAATCACCTCCAAATTGAACCCGACAACGTGTTGGCAGAAATGCTTCGCGCCATGCATTTGATTGTGAACACTGTAGAAGAAGCATTTGAGCCCGAAGGCGGCGCTTACGGTTCGCATCATGGCGGGTCAGGTCACAGCCACAGTGACGAAGCAGCGCACGGTCATGGACATGACCACGCTCACGGCCATTCACATCACGACCATGGCCACTGA